One genomic window of Vicia villosa cultivar HV-30 ecotype Madison, WI unplaced genomic scaffold, Vvil1.0 ctg.003724F_1_1, whole genome shotgun sequence includes the following:
- the LOC131641418 gene encoding uncharacterized protein LOC131641418, giving the protein MDWQPNSTASWLLRSIVNTRDDVSHLSYWQEVIHTGKYKTTKMYECLRGFKDTKIWRHILTRNLARPRATFIIWLVFSGRLNTKDRLLKLGTETDRRCVFCGDYESLEHLFFSCQSTGPIWKNILDWIGYDRQPGTWSEESKWLLQELRKKGWRRHLLKLVVTETVYTTWITRNAVCFGNETRMDMEQDIKHMIVHRGSLHRIVNTHIDKENMLIG; this is encoded by the coding sequence ATGGATTGGCAGCCAAACTCTACAGCATCTTGGCTACTTAGATCTATTGTGAATACTAGAGATGATGTGAGCCACTTGAGCTATTGGCAAGAGGTGATACATACTGGAAaatacaaaacaacaaaaatgtatgaatgtttgagaGGCTTTAAGGATACCAAGATTTGGAGGCATATACTCACGCGGAATCTGGCACGACCTCGGGCTACCTTCATAATTTGGCTGGTGTTCTCAGGCAGGTTGAATACCAAAGATAGGTTGCTAAAACTTGGAACTGAAACTGACCGAAGATGTGTTTTTTGTGGTGATTATGAAAGCTTGGAGCACCTCTTCTTCAGCTGCCAAAGTACAGGCCCAATATGGAAGAATATTCTTGACTGGATTGGTTATGATAGGCAACCGGGAACCTGGTCGGAGGAAAGCAAATGGCTTCTGCAGGAACTAAGGAAGAAGGGATGGCGCAGGCACCTCTTAAAATTGGTCGTGACTGAAACCGTCTACACTACTTGGATCACAAGGAATGCAGTGTGTTTTGGTAATGAGACACGAATGGATATGGAGCAGGATATTAAACATATGATAGTTCATAGAGGAAGCTTACATAGAATAGTTAACACCCATATTGACAAAGAGAATATGCTTATAGGGTAG
- the LOC131641415 gene encoding uncharacterized protein LOC131641415 yields MDSFDHLNGSNNTFDQMMEDGATYSQAEPQKPVWCERKQAVVQEEIRRMNQLPAKSTYVAHRLKVLNKILQLMSVQRTVSQEKELELLFAGLAL; encoded by the exons ATGGATTCCTTTGATCATTTAAACGGTAGTAATAatacctttgatcaaatgatggaagaTGGAGCTACTTATTCTCAGGCTGAACCACAAAAACCAGTATGGTGCGAGAGAAAACAAGCTGTAGTACAAGAAGAAATAAGGAGAATGAATCAATTACCTGCAAAAAGTACCTATGTTGCGCATCGACTAAAGGTTCTTAATAAAATTCTGCAACTCATGTCAGTTCAG AGAACTGTGTCTCAAGAGAAGGAGTTGGAGTTGCTTTTTGCTGGTCTGGCTTTGTGA